In Pedobacter africanus, a single window of DNA contains:
- a CDS encoding SusC/RagA family TonB-linked outer membrane protein, translated as MKKSLYERRVLYHVLLFMKYSSAVFLIICSFFSIANANRSYGQKILNIPVTVTLDKVRLQDAIEQISRTANIKLAYQAEVISPMVFVNTSFKKEKLGKVLEQILFPNHINYSVVGNTIILKKQPQKIREEVLEKKPDRIIRGTVLDTAGMTLPGVSVRVAGHKELGTVTDINGKYQLQVPDDALILIFSYVGYVSREAKINGTTLNVVLKEVKSDLSEVVVVAYGTQKKTNVTGSIAAVTTKDLIRTPTASLTNSLAGRLPGLVTIQNSGEPGTDGSTLYIRGFGTYQGRSPLILVDGIENAIDRIDANEVESVSILKDAGATAVYGMKGANGVVLVTTKRGKIGKPVISLTSQLSSQSPVRLPEYLDSFDALTLFREALNNDGLNANLYTDEYLNKFRDRSMPAYEYLYPNVDWHKELLKKNSLMNQTNLNVSGGSGSARYFVSMSYLNQDGLYKYENLNDYNINATMNKYNFRSNIDVDITKHLSMELNLSDVVRDRNYPNESASDFWPQLRNTPPYLYPLSNPDGSIPGQKDSPPSPYGRLTQYGYARMFENTLGAIAGFKLDMPFVTPGLSFRTRFAFDAQSYRNITRQRNYSTYKFSMADDQQMDLTKGQYTEITTGDGLLGFTVNANGSRKSTYEAYLNYDRVFNEKHAFTGMIRYNQSQSFTNGGDAIAALPYKQLGLVGRVNYSYDRKYVLEFDAGYNGSENFKKGHRMGFFPAVSASWIISNEAFLSNSKTFNLVKLRGSIGTVGVDNSVGRFAYLSTWQIGNTNGYKFGAASDGNGYSGAQESATGNEFLTWERARKTNIGLDLELFNSSLVFTGDVFQEKRSQILTTALIIPEVIGVQSLPAINAGRVSNKGFEAELTWRKKIGNHNLMLRGAYSYSTNNIDYAAEPNYKLAYKGKKDTQIFEAYGLTALGLFKDQADIDNSAVQQFGKVQPGDIKYLDRNGDGVINSQDEGYLGAPTAIKSVLSFTASYTYGQFDLNILFQGAIGGKRWLNGVSAWAFADNTAVLADYMTGRYSPQNPDPNARYPRLTSADNANNNRNSTFWLKSSDYLRLKNVEIGYTLPKSLLTKIRLNNIRVFANGTNLYTWDKLKVFDPELPDGFGNYPQQRVINFGLNIAM; from the coding sequence ATGAAAAAATCTCTATATGAACGTAGAGTACTTTACCATGTTTTACTATTTATGAAATACAGTTCTGCTGTCTTTTTAATCATTTGCAGCTTCTTTTCTATTGCAAATGCAAACCGTTCCTACGGACAAAAAATCTTAAACATTCCGGTCACTGTTACACTCGACAAGGTCAGGCTTCAGGATGCCATCGAGCAGATTTCCCGGACGGCCAACATAAAATTGGCATATCAGGCGGAAGTGATCAGCCCCATGGTATTTGTCAATACCAGCTTCAAAAAGGAAAAGCTGGGCAAAGTGCTGGAACAGATCCTTTTTCCCAACCATATCAATTACAGCGTGGTAGGGAATACCATCATTCTTAAAAAACAGCCACAGAAGATCAGGGAGGAAGTTCTGGAGAAGAAACCAGACCGGATCATCAGAGGGACGGTGCTGGATACCGCAGGTATGACCCTGCCAGGTGTATCGGTCCGTGTGGCAGGCCATAAGGAGCTCGGAACGGTTACCGATATCAATGGTAAATACCAGCTGCAGGTACCTGACGATGCCCTTATCCTTATTTTTAGTTATGTCGGTTACGTAAGCCGGGAAGCGAAAATAAACGGTACCACCTTAAATGTGGTATTAAAAGAAGTCAAATCTGACCTTAGTGAGGTTGTAGTTGTAGCTTACGGAACCCAAAAAAAGACCAATGTTACCGGCTCCATCGCAGCCGTTACCACCAAAGACCTGATCCGGACACCAACCGCCAGCTTAACCAACAGCCTGGCTGGCCGTTTACCCGGACTGGTAACCATACAAAACAGCGGGGAGCCGGGAACCGATGGCTCTACTTTATATATCCGTGGCTTTGGTACTTACCAGGGACGTAGTCCGCTGATCCTGGTCGATGGTATTGAAAACGCCATTGACCGCATCGATGCCAATGAGGTGGAATCTGTAAGTATTTTAAAAGATGCCGGGGCAACTGCTGTATACGGCATGAAGGGCGCAAATGGGGTAGTACTGGTTACCACCAAACGCGGTAAGATCGGAAAGCCAGTCATCTCACTCACTTCCCAGCTTTCCAGCCAATCGCCTGTACGTTTGCCTGAATACCTGGATTCTTTTGATGCCCTGACCCTGTTCCGCGAAGCGCTGAACAATGACGGGCTAAATGCCAACTTATACACAGATGAATATCTGAATAAGTTCCGCGACCGCAGTATGCCTGCCTATGAATACCTTTATCCAAATGTAGACTGGCATAAGGAGCTGCTGAAAAAGAATTCCCTCATGAACCAGACTAACCTCAATGTAAGTGGTGGATCAGGCTCTGCCAGGTATTTTGTTTCCATGTCGTACCTGAACCAGGATGGTCTCTACAAATATGAAAACCTGAACGATTATAACATCAATGCCACCATGAACAAATACAATTTCAGGAGTAATATTGATGTCGACATCACCAAACACCTGAGCATGGAACTGAACTTATCGGATGTGGTGCGGGACAGGAACTATCCGAATGAGAGTGCCAGCGATTTTTGGCCACAGCTGCGCAATACGCCGCCTTACCTTTACCCGCTCAGCAATCCTGATGGTTCTATACCGGGACAAAAAGACTCACCTCCAAGTCCCTACGGCAGATTAACCCAATACGGCTACGCAAGGATGTTTGAAAACACACTGGGTGCAATAGCAGGTTTTAAACTTGATATGCCTTTTGTGACCCCGGGCTTAAGTTTCAGGACACGTTTTGCATTCGATGCACAGAGCTACCGCAACATTACGCGGCAAAGGAATTATTCTACTTATAAGTTCAGCATGGCGGATGATCAGCAAATGGACCTCACAAAAGGGCAATACACCGAAATTACCACCGGCGACGGTTTGCTGGGGTTTACAGTAAATGCAAACGGAAGCCGCAAATCTACCTACGAGGCCTATCTCAACTACGATCGTGTTTTTAACGAAAAACACGCCTTTACCGGAATGATCCGTTACAACCAGTCGCAAAGCTTTACCAATGGTGGCGATGCCATTGCTGCATTGCCTTATAAGCAGCTTGGTCTGGTCGGACGTGTCAATTATTCGTATGACCGTAAATATGTACTGGAATTCGATGCAGGCTATAATGGTTCTGAAAACTTTAAAAAAGGACATCGTATGGGCTTCTTTCCGGCAGTATCTGCCAGCTGGATCATTTCAAATGAGGCCTTCCTAAGCAATTCAAAAACTTTTAATCTGGTTAAGCTCCGCGGATCGATAGGTACGGTAGGGGTTGACAACAGTGTAGGACGTTTTGCTTATTTGAGTACCTGGCAGATCGGGAATACCAATGGTTATAAATTTGGTGCGGCCAGTGATGGCAATGGCTACAGCGGTGCACAGGAAAGTGCGACAGGAAACGAATTCCTGACTTGGGAAAGGGCACGTAAAACGAACATCGGTTTAGATCTCGAGTTGTTTAACAGCTCCCTGGTATTTACCGGAGATGTGTTTCAGGAAAAACGCAGTCAGATCCTGACTACAGCCCTGATTATCCCGGAAGTAATTGGTGTACAGAGCCTGCCGGCTATCAATGCCGGGCGGGTAAGCAATAAAGGCTTTGAGGCAGAATTGACCTGGCGTAAAAAGATAGGTAACCATAACCTGATGCTGCGCGGTGCTTATTCTTATTCGACCAATAACATTGACTATGCTGCCGAACCCAATTATAAGCTGGCCTATAAAGGGAAAAAGGACACCCAGATCTTTGAAGCTTATGGCTTAACCGCGCTTGGCCTGTTCAAAGATCAGGCTGATATTGACAACAGTGCAGTGCAGCAGTTTGGTAAAGTACAGCCCGGAGATATCAAATACCTCGACCGTAATGGCGACGGTGTGATCAATTCGCAGGATGAAGGCTATCTTGGGGCACCTACAGCGATCAAATCTGTCCTTAGTTTTACGGCAAGCTATACTTACGGACAGTTTGACCTGAACATATTGTTTCAGGGGGCAATAGGCGGTAAAAGGTGGTTGAATGGTGTATCCGCCTGGGCTTTTGCCGACAATACCGCAGTGCTGGCCGATTACATGACCGGTCGGTACAGTCCGCAAAATCCTGATCCCAATGCAAGATACCCGCGCTTAACTTCGGCCGACAATGCCAACAACAACCGGAACTCTACCTTCTGGCTTAAATCTTCCGATTACCTGCGCCTCAAAAATGTCGAGATCGGCTATACACTGCCGAAGTCGCTGCTCACAAAAATAAGGTTGAACAATATAAGGGTATTCGCCAACGGAACAAACCTTTATACCTGGGATAAACTCAAAGTTTTTGATCCTGAGCTTCCCGACGGTTTTGGAAATTACCCGCAGCAGCGTGTCATCAATTTTGGTTTAAATATAGCAATGTAA
- a CDS encoding RagB/SusD family nutrient uptake outer membrane protein, translating into MNKINIKCTYAILLLGILVAGSSCKKYLDVVPSEYTTEEDVYGNINLAEQALARLYNALPNELTSDYAAYTDESFHHWYDASGGVTAYKYNLGSWSENDNPMGNWGGKYQDIRRANIFIEKIEGVPIPLNRADYYALWVPRYKAEARFIRAQFFFELFKRYGAVPLLTKAINVDPDNLEETQVSRNSVDEVVGFITSECDEIVNTLPLTQEDAQVGRVTKGAALALKARTLLYAASPLFNGNPMYSGIKNHDGKSLFNPVYDKEKWKKAADAAKQVMDLGIYNLYSPFPNNPVQNYAAQFYTRDYTETIFCRILANATTIDGQLVPNGPPFKGNGKFTPLQEMVDAYEMKNGYPINEPGSQYATTGTWSGQLWDGIKNQNVSNISNMYKDRDPRFYASIFFQYAVWRFDAMKRPVKLAWWGAGNGQTDGWATSKAGTNPWGYNVRKWISPEVDRNANTGTGKRNFPIFRLAEIYLNYAEAMNEYLDVPDASVYQYINLVRNRVSMPALPILAADNTKDGMRRRIQNERRIELAFENHRFWDVRRWLIAKTVDNGEVHGLNARPAAAELAATGLNVTSEAAGVAVFYKPTVIQTRTFVDKHYLMPVPQTEIDKDPNLVQNYGW; encoded by the coding sequence ATGAACAAGATTAACATAAAATGTACTTATGCCATCCTTTTACTGGGAATACTCGTGGCAGGAAGTTCCTGTAAAAAATACCTAGATGTAGTCCCTTCTGAATATACCACAGAGGAGGATGTGTATGGCAATATCAACCTGGCAGAACAGGCTCTGGCGCGCCTGTACAACGCCTTGCCCAATGAGCTTACTTCAGATTATGCCGCCTATACAGACGAATCTTTCCACCATTGGTATGATGCGTCAGGAGGGGTTACTGCTTATAAGTATAATCTGGGCAGCTGGAGCGAGAATGACAATCCTATGGGCAACTGGGGCGGAAAATACCAGGACATCAGGCGTGCCAATATCTTTATTGAAAAGATTGAAGGCGTGCCCATTCCCTTGAACAGGGCCGATTATTATGCGCTCTGGGTGCCCCGTTACAAAGCTGAGGCCAGGTTTATCCGTGCGCAGTTCTTTTTTGAATTGTTTAAGCGTTACGGAGCAGTACCGCTGTTAACAAAAGCCATTAATGTTGATCCGGATAACCTGGAAGAAACACAGGTTTCCAGGAATTCGGTTGATGAGGTAGTCGGTTTTATCACTTCGGAATGCGACGAAATTGTAAATACACTTCCGTTAACGCAGGAGGATGCACAGGTGGGCAGGGTAACCAAAGGAGCTGCGCTGGCCTTAAAGGCGCGCACATTGTTGTATGCCGCCAGTCCGCTTTTTAATGGCAACCCCATGTACAGCGGCATCAAAAACCATGATGGTAAATCTTTGTTTAACCCCGTATACGATAAGGAAAAATGGAAAAAAGCAGCCGATGCCGCGAAACAGGTAATGGATCTGGGGATCTACAACCTGTATAGCCCTTTTCCCAATAACCCGGTTCAGAACTACGCCGCCCAGTTTTACACCAGGGATTATACGGAAACCATTTTTTGCCGCATCCTGGCCAATGCTACAACTATAGACGGACAGCTGGTACCCAATGGCCCGCCTTTTAAAGGTAACGGCAAGTTTACTCCCCTGCAAGAAATGGTGGATGCTTATGAGATGAAAAATGGATATCCCATCAACGAACCGGGTTCGCAGTATGCAACTACAGGGACCTGGAGCGGACAACTTTGGGATGGCATTAAAAACCAGAATGTAAGCAATATCTCCAATATGTATAAAGACCGCGATCCGCGTTTTTATGCCAGCATCTTTTTTCAATATGCCGTATGGCGTTTTGACGCGATGAAACGACCGGTAAAGCTGGCCTGGTGGGGTGCCGGAAACGGGCAGACAGATGGCTGGGCAACCAGTAAGGCAGGTACCAATCCATGGGGCTATAATGTGCGTAAATGGATCTCGCCAGAGGTAGACCGGAATGCAAACACCGGTACAGGCAAAAGAAACTTCCCGATTTTCCGCCTTGCGGAGATCTACCTGAATTATGCAGAGGCGATGAACGAATACCTGGATGTACCTGATGCCAGCGTATACCAGTACATCAACCTGGTCAGGAACCGCGTGTCTATGCCGGCCTTGCCTATACTGGCTGCCGATAATACCAAAGATGGTATGCGCAGACGCATACAGAACGAACGCCGCATTGAACTGGCTTTTGAAAATCACCGTTTCTGGGATGTGCGCCGATGGCTGATCGCTAAGACTGTAGATAACGGAGAAGTGCACGGCCTGAATGCACGTCCTGCCGCGGCAGAACTTGCTGCAACCGGACTGAATGTGACTTCCGAAGCTGCAGGTGTAGCGGTATTTTATAAGCCAACCGTAATCCAGACCCGTACTTTCGTAGACAAACATTACCTGATGCCTGTTCCGCAAACCGAAATAGATAAGGATCCTAATTTAGTGCAGAATTATGGCTGGTAA
- a CDS encoding gluconate 2-dehydrogenase subunit 3 family protein: MNRREALKNTAVWLGTAISATTFGVLFESFTLPENEKNTVSFSAGQEQVLAELAEIIIPTTKDIPGAKAAGLGSFIPMMVTDCFPAKTQEAFAEGLKAMEATALKDFNKDFLSLSSQEREQLVNKLRLDTIAQQKADKAAKKNVPYFFVIARDLTVLGYFASEIGCTQAREYLAIPGRYDGATDLKPGQKSWAS; this comes from the coding sequence ATGAACAGAAGAGAAGCGCTTAAAAATACCGCTGTCTGGTTGGGTACGGCAATATCCGCAACAACCTTTGGTGTTTTATTTGAGAGTTTTACCCTTCCTGAAAATGAGAAGAACACCGTCTCATTCTCGGCAGGGCAGGAGCAGGTCCTGGCAGAACTCGCAGAGATCATCATCCCGACAACCAAAGACATACCCGGTGCCAAAGCAGCTGGCTTAGGCAGTTTTATACCTATGATGGTGACAGACTGTTTCCCGGCAAAAACGCAGGAAGCATTTGCCGAAGGACTGAAAGCCATGGAGGCCACAGCATTGAAAGATTTTAACAAAGATTTCCTTTCCCTTTCCAGCCAGGAAAGGGAACAACTGGTTAATAAATTGCGTCTGGATACCATTGCACAACAGAAAGCCGATAAGGCCGCCAAAAAGAATGTACCTTATTTTTTCGTGATTGCCAGGGACCTGACCGTTCTGGGCTATTTTGCATCAGAGATAGGCTGTACCCAGGCACGTGAATACCTGGCCATTCCTGGTCGTTACGATGGTGCTACAGACCTCAAACCCGGACAAAAATCATGGGCCAGTTAA
- a CDS encoding GMC oxidoreductase: MNINTDLKKENTYDAIVIGSGISGGWAAKELTEKGLRVLMLERGMNIEHVKDYDTAMKDPWEFQHAGRLTEEMKRTHPVQKRDYPYSEYNQKWWVNDLECPYTEDKRFDWYRGFHVGGKSLMWGRQSYRFSDHNFEDNAKDGHGNDWPIRYKDLAPWYDYAERFAGISGQAENWPLLPDGQFLPPMDLNCVEKSVKKRIEEHYKRTRIMTIGRVANLTVPHKGRGNCQYRNLCSRGCPFGAYFSTQSSTLPAAEATGRLTLRPYSIVNHIIYDKNTKKAKGVMVIDAETNKTMEFYAKIVFVNGSTLGSTFILLNSVSEAHPNGLGNGSGQLGHNLMDHHFRCGASGEAPGFEDKYTFGRRANGIYVPRYRNVGTDKRDYLRGFGYQGGASRKNWQSDIAELAIGADFKEKMSRPGAWTMGLGGFGEMLPYYENRVYIDKTKKDKWGQPVLAIDCEYKENEKKMRIDMMNDAAEMLEAAGMKNIKTYDNGCYPGMAIHEMGTARMGNDPKTSVLNKWNQMHEVKNVFVTDGSCMPSIACQNPSLTFMALTARASDYAVKELKKGNI; this comes from the coding sequence ATGAATATAAATACCGATTTAAAGAAAGAAAATACATACGATGCTATAGTTATAGGCTCGGGGATTAGTGGCGGCTGGGCTGCAAAAGAGCTGACAGAAAAAGGCCTGAGGGTACTGATGCTGGAGCGCGGAATGAACATAGAACATGTGAAAGACTACGATACTGCCATGAAAGACCCATGGGAGTTTCAGCATGCCGGACGTTTAACCGAAGAAATGAAACGTACCCACCCCGTTCAGAAAAGGGATTATCCTTATTCAGAGTACAACCAGAAATGGTGGGTAAATGATCTGGAATGCCCTTATACGGAAGACAAACGCTTCGACTGGTACCGCGGCTTCCATGTTGGCGGTAAATCTTTGATGTGGGGACGGCAGAGTTACCGCTTCAGCGACCATAACTTTGAAGACAATGCCAAAGACGGTCATGGCAACGACTGGCCAATCCGTTATAAAGATTTAGCCCCATGGTACGATTATGCAGAGCGTTTTGCAGGGATCAGCGGACAGGCAGAAAACTGGCCTTTATTACCAGACGGCCAATTCCTACCGCCTATGGACCTGAACTGCGTAGAGAAATCTGTGAAAAAGAGGATAGAAGAACACTATAAAAGAACGCGTATCATGACCATCGGTCGTGTGGCCAATTTAACGGTTCCGCATAAAGGCCGCGGCAATTGCCAGTACAGGAATTTATGCAGCAGAGGTTGCCCTTTTGGAGCTTACTTCAGTACACAGTCTTCTACCTTACCAGCGGCCGAAGCAACAGGAAGGTTAACCTTAAGACCGTATTCTATCGTGAACCACATCATCTATGACAAGAATACCAAAAAGGCCAAAGGAGTGATGGTGATCGATGCCGAAACCAACAAAACGATGGAGTTTTATGCTAAAATTGTTTTTGTAAATGGTTCTACACTAGGTTCAACGTTTATTCTTTTGAACTCTGTTTCCGAGGCACATCCTAACGGACTAGGTAATGGAAGCGGACAACTCGGACATAACCTGATGGACCACCACTTCCGCTGCGGGGCTTCTGGTGAAGCACCGGGTTTTGAAGATAAATATACTTTCGGCCGCAGGGCAAATGGAATCTACGTGCCGCGTTACCGCAATGTGGGGACCGATAAACGTGATTACCTGCGTGGATTTGGCTACCAGGGTGGAGCAAGCCGCAAAAACTGGCAAAGCGATATCGCTGAGCTGGCAATCGGGGCCGACTTCAAGGAAAAAATGAGCAGACCAGGGGCATGGACTATGGGACTTGGTGGTTTTGGCGAAATGCTGCCTTACTATGAAAACAGGGTGTATATCGACAAGACTAAGAAAGATAAATGGGGGCAACCTGTTTTGGCCATCGACTGTGAGTACAAGGAAAACGAGAAAAAAATGCGTATCGATATGATGAATGATGCTGCCGAGATGCTGGAAGCTGCTGGTATGAAAAACATCAAAACTTACGACAACGGTTGTTATCCGGGAATGGCCATCCACGAAATGGGCACTGCCAGGATGGGGAATGATCCTAAAACATCGGTACTCAACAAGTGGAACCAGATGCATGAAGTGAAAAATGTATTTGTTACCGATGGTTCCTGTATGCCGTCCATCGCCTGCCAGAACCCATCTTTAACTTTTATGGCATTAACCGCCCGTGCGTCTGATTATGCGGTTAAAGAGCTGAAAAAAGGTAATATTTAA
- a CDS encoding CvfB family protein, translating to MIAIGQYNDLRIIRKTEEGLVLTEGEKEILLPYVDVPKNAEIGDNLNLFVFMQKDGRLQATSKRPLACVGDFAYLTVVDETEDGGVFMDIGIGKDIYVPKREQKRPMFRGDKHVVYVFLDESNDRMLASSKLINYVEEEEIDLEEGDEVSLLIADRSDLGYNAIIDNKYIGLLYTNELFDELNPGETRKGWIKKIRVEGKIDLSLQPMGYGHILETKDVILEDLKYSGGVISLGDKSSPEAIYQYFKISKSAFKKAIGGLYKDRLITISDHEIRLNIDHEAE from the coding sequence ATGATAGCAATAGGACAATACAACGATCTGCGGATTATAAGAAAAACAGAAGAAGGCCTCGTATTAACTGAAGGAGAAAAAGAGATCCTACTGCCTTATGTTGATGTACCTAAAAATGCTGAAATTGGCGACAACCTGAACCTTTTTGTGTTTATGCAAAAGGATGGCAGGCTGCAGGCCACTTCTAAAAGACCACTGGCCTGTGTAGGAGATTTTGCGTATCTCACCGTAGTTGATGAAACTGAAGATGGCGGTGTATTTATGGATATAGGCATCGGTAAAGATATATATGTACCTAAGCGCGAGCAGAAACGTCCCATGTTCAGGGGCGACAAGCATGTGGTTTACGTATTTCTGGATGAAAGTAACGACCGTATGCTGGCTTCTTCAAAGCTGATCAATTATGTAGAGGAAGAAGAAATAGACCTGGAAGAAGGTGATGAGGTAAGCCTGTTGATTGCCGACCGCTCCGACCTGGGCTACAATGCCATTATCGACAATAAATATATAGGGCTGTTGTATACCAATGAGCTTTTTGATGAGCTGAACCCTGGTGAAACACGCAAAGGCTGGATCAAAAAAATCCGGGTAGAAGGTAAAATAGACCTGAGCCTGCAGCCCATGGGTTATGGCCATATCCTGGAAACCAAGGACGTGATCCTGGAAGACCTGAAATACAGTGGTGGCGTAATTTCACTTGGTGATAAAAGCTCACCTGAAGCCATCTATCAGTATTTTAAAATCAGCAAGAGTGCTTTCAAAAAAGCCATTGGCGGCTTGTATAAGGATCGGCTGATCACAATTTCTGATCATGAGATCAGGCTGAATATTGATCACGAAGCTGAGTAA
- a CDS encoding HesA/MoeB/ThiF family protein: MERLGQVDMKRYDRQIMLPEMGLAGQQKLLKASVLVVGAGGLGCPILLYLAGAGIGQIGITDADVVEESNLQRQVMYQMPDIGKPKAEIAASRLRMLNPELEIRSFPFRLTAENAADLVGRYDLIIDGTDNFPTRYLVNDTCVLLSKPLVFGSIFQFEGQVTVFNYQGSADYRSLYPEPPPPDEVPNCGESGVIGTLPGIIGSMMANEAIKIICGFGEVLAGKLLTYNALSNESVLFNFSKSANRPAEEPVGTHPQQNKPAPSSLSLDELREMDEKGINYLLIDVREAYEYEEHNIGGINIPLYDLSQHIPEFLPYKILVFCCSAGTRSRIALNLLRDCFQGKLYTMDVPKAY, translated from the coding sequence ATGGAAAGATTGGGACAGGTTGATATGAAAAGATACGACAGACAAATCATGTTACCGGAAATGGGTCTTGCCGGTCAGCAGAAACTGCTGAAAGCATCGGTACTGGTTGTTGGTGCAGGTGGACTAGGCTGCCCTATATTACTCTATCTTGCTGGCGCCGGTATTGGCCAAATAGGGATTACAGATGCTGATGTGGTAGAGGAAAGCAACCTGCAGCGGCAGGTCATGTACCAGATGCCAGATATAGGAAAGCCAAAGGCTGAAATTGCGGCTTCGCGGCTAAGGATGCTGAACCCTGAACTGGAAATCCGCTCTTTTCCTTTCAGGCTGACAGCAGAAAATGCAGCTGACCTGGTTGGCCGGTACGACCTGATCATAGACGGCACCGACAACTTCCCTACCCGTTATCTTGTAAACGATACCTGTGTACTGCTAAGCAAACCCTTGGTATTTGGCTCCATTTTTCAGTTTGAAGGTCAGGTAACTGTATTTAATTATCAGGGCAGTGCCGACTACCGCTCCCTGTACCCCGAACCTCCGCCGCCAGACGAGGTACCAAATTGCGGAGAAAGTGGTGTAATTGGCACCCTTCCCGGGATTATCGGCAGCATGATGGCCAATGAGGCCATTAAGATCATTTGCGGGTTTGGAGAGGTGCTGGCCGGAAAACTCCTGACTTACAATGCCCTCAGTAATGAAAGTGTGCTGTTCAATTTCAGTAAAAGCGCAAACAGACCCGCTGAAGAACCTGTGGGTACACATCCACAGCAAAACAAACCTGCTCCATCATCCCTTAGCCTGGATGAACTGCGGGAAATGGACGAAAAGGGGATCAATTATCTGCTGATTGATGTACGGGAGGCTTATGAATATGAAGAACACAATATTGGGGGAATAAATATACCGCTTTATGATTTAAGCCAGCATATTCCGGAGTTTCTGCCTTACAAAATTCTTGTTTTTTGCTGTTCCGCGGGTACCCGAAGCAGGATTGCGCTAAATTTGCTCAGGGATTGCTTTCAGGGAAAGCTGTACACCATGGATGTTCCAAAGGCATATTAA
- the thiH gene encoding 2-iminoacetate synthase ThiH, which yields MSSFKDIFESCSWEDTSRSIYAKTSAEVERALSASKRTLEDFKALISPAAAPYLEQMAQLSQQLTLKRFGKVVQMYVPLYLSNECNNICTYCGFSYDNKVRRKTLSAIELMQEVAAIKKMGFDHVLLVTGEANQSVHTDYFKMVLELIRPHFAQISMEVQPLDLSDYEALRPYGLNTVLVYQETYHQEDYKKHHPKGKKSNFQYRLETPDRLGQAGIHKMGLGVLIGLEDWRTDSFFTAMHLNYLEKTYWRSKYSISFPRLRPFSGGLEPKVAMSDRELVQLICAYRLFNEEVELSISTRESQLFRDNIIKLGITAMSAGSRTNPGGYAVEPQSLEQFEISDERSAAEISEMIGKQGYEAVWKDWDRLI from the coding sequence ATGAGCAGTTTTAAGGATATTTTTGAAAGCTGCAGCTGGGAAGATACCAGCCGAAGCATTTATGCCAAAACCAGTGCCGAGGTAGAAAGGGCCTTATCGGCATCAAAAAGAACACTGGAAGATTTTAAAGCACTGATCTCTCCTGCCGCGGCCCCCTACCTTGAACAAATGGCACAGCTGAGTCAGCAACTGACCCTGAAACGCTTCGGCAAGGTAGTGCAGATGTACGTACCGCTGTATCTTTCCAATGAATGCAACAACATCTGCACGTATTGCGGTTTTAGCTACGACAATAAAGTAAGGCGCAAAACACTTTCTGCCATAGAGCTTATGCAGGAAGTAGCTGCCATAAAGAAAATGGGCTTTGACCATGTGTTGCTGGTTACAGGCGAGGCCAATCAGTCGGTACATACCGATTATTTTAAAATGGTGCTGGAACTGATCCGCCCTCATTTTGCGCAGATTTCTATGGAAGTACAGCCCCTGGACTTATCTGATTATGAAGCACTAAGGCCTTATGGCTTAAATACCGTTCTGGTGTATCAGGAGACCTACCACCAGGAAGATTACAAAAAACACCATCCCAAAGGCAAGAAATCAAACTTTCAATACCGTTTGGAAACACCCGACAGGCTGGGCCAGGCAGGAATTCATAAGATGGGCCTGGGCGTACTGATCGGACTGGAGGACTGGCGTACGGATTCTTTTTTTACGGCCATGCACCTGAATTACCTGGAAAAAACGTATTGGCGAAGCAAGTACAGCATTTCATTTCCGCGACTAAGACCTTTTAGTGGCGGACTGGAACCCAAAGTGGCTATGAGCGACAGGGAGCTGGTACAATTGATCTGTGCTTACAGGCTTTTTAACGAGGAAGTGGAGCTTTCAATTTCTACCCGCGAATCACAGCTTTTCAGGGACAACATCATTAAACTGGGCATAACTGCCATGAGTGCCGGTTCCAGGACCAATCCGGGTGGCTATGCAGTAGAACCGCAGTCACTGGAGCAATTTGAAATATCGGATGAACGCAGCGCGGCCGAAATTTCAGAAATGATTGGCAAACAGGGGTACGAAGCCGTATGGAAAGATTGGGACAGGTTGATATGA